The Thermosynechococcus sp. CL-1 genomic interval TTGAGCACGTAGGCATACATTGACTTTATCTGGCTCTCCAACGTGCCTCTACCTTTGATGCCGTAAGGCGTTGAGCACTTCGGTAAACAACCGAACAACTTGGCAGTCGTCAAAACGTGCCTCTACCTTTGATGCCGTAAGGCGTTGAGCACCCCAACCACCCGTTCAACCACCTGCTCAGCCACCCGTGTGCCTCTACCTTTGATGCCGTAAGGCGTTGAGCACCAGACGGAAGAGAAAGATGCATAAGCATTATTGGTGGGTGCCTCTACCTTTGATGCCGTAAGGCGTTGAGCACAGAGGGGTAGAAGGCTTTTAGGATGCTAACAATAGTGCCTCTACCTTTGATGCCGTAAGGCGTTGAGCACAAGCTGTTGAAGAAATTGCAAAAAAAGTACGTGAATGTGCCTCTACCTTTGATGCCGTAAGGCGTTGAGCACGCCTGTTGACGTTGCTCTTTTGTTACTTCCTCATGTGCCTCTACCTTTGATGCCGTAAGGCGTTGAGCACACCGCCTTGGTTATCAGAAGTAACAAAAGCGGGTTTGTGCCTCTACCTTTGATGCCGTAAGGCGTTGAGCACATTGCGCAATTGTAAAAAGTTCTGCCACTTTGTACGTGCCTCTACCTTTGATGCCGTAAGGCGTTGAGCACGATACAGTTGGATATACCGAATTGCCGAATAACAAGTGCCTCTACCTTTGATGCCGTAAGGCGTTGAGCACGTAGTAATCCGCAAACGGCAGATTAATTTGAGCCCGCAAGTGCCTCTACCTTTGATGCCGTAAGGCGTTGAGCACCAAACTTCTAAGTCCATTCAAGAAGCAGTCGTTTGGGTGCCTCTACCTTTGATGCCGTAAGGCGTTGAGCACACTGTAATTGCGCTAATTCACTACGATAACGCTCCAGTGCCTCTACCTTTGATGCCGTAAGGCGTTGAGCACAAAAACCTTTCGCCTAAAAAGTTTTTTGGTTTTTTTGTGCCTCTACCTTTGATGCCGTAAGGCGTTGAGCACTTAGCTAACAAAACAAAGAGCTCTCCTGTGTAATAGTGCCTCTACCTTTGATGCCGTAAGGCGTTGAGCACCTGCGGGGAAATACCAGTTCCTGTCGTCGACTTGGGTGCCTCTACCTTTGATGCCGTAAGGCGTTGAGCACAGTGATGATTACTTTCTTCGGCCTTAGGCTCAGGAAGTGCCTCTACCTTTGATGCCGTAAGGCGTTGAGCACCTTCAAAAATATCAACTTTGTTTTCGGAATTAACTAGTGCCTCTACCTTTGATGCCGTAAGGCGTTGAGCACTGGATTCGCTCGGCAGCAGGGGCGGGAACTCGCATCACCCTTGATTTGCCGATGCCGTCAACAGTTGTTGCAGGTACATCTGCGCAGGGGAATAGTCAGGGTTAAATTCAAGGGTCTTTTGAAAATAGGCGATGGCGCGATCGCGCTCCTGAAGGGTCATGTAGGTAAAACCTAGACTGTAGGCGGGTTGAGTCGTCATCCACTGGCGATCGAAGGGTTCAGCGCGATCGTAGGTTCCCTGCTCAAAGAGATCTAAACAGCGGTGAAAGTAGGGCAGTGCTCCGCGATGTAGACCCAATTCAAAGATGAGTAACCCCGCCACATAGAGCAGGGGCGGATAGCGATCAAAGAAGCGTAGGCCATAGCTGAGGTAATACTGAGCCGTTTCGTAGTCCTTGGCCTCAAAGGCGCGGTAGCTCACCCAAAAAAGGAGATGACGCAGCCATGTGGTGTCCTTCGGCAAAACTCCCTGTTCGACGGCAGGGGCAATTTGCTCAAGGGCTTGTTCATACCATGTTTGGGCGCGATCGCCATCGCCACAGGCGGCATAGTGATCCCCAAGACACACCAAGTTTTGCAGTCGGCGATCGCCCTGCTGCACCATTTTTTCGAGGATGGGGATATTGCGATCGCGAAGCTTTGCCAGAAACTGATCTGGTGTCTGTTGGTTGTGGTGAATGAGATAGACCCCCTGCAACTGACCCACCACTGCCTGCCGCTCCCGATAGTACAGTTGCTCATGGAGTGCCCCGGCAAAGTGAAGATCAGGAAAGCGACGGCCAAAGCGGACATTCCAAAACTCGCTCCAGTTGAGCTCCCTCGCCTGTTCACGACGCAGCAGACTCCACTGATTGATAATATGTGCACTTGCAGCGGTCAATTGGTCTCGCCATTGGGGATCCGTAACCACCAATTCTTCATCGGCATCAATGTAAAAGACCCACTCCCCGCTTGCGTGGGCTAGGGAGGCATTGCGAGCGGCGGCAAAATCCGCTTGCCAGACAACGGCATGGACATGGGGAGTAAATTCGTGGGCAATGGCGATCGTCTCATCGGTGGAACCCGTGTCCACAACAATGATTTCATCCACCCAAGGCCGCACCGACTGCAAGCAGCGCCGTAATTGATGGGCTTCGTTTTTGACAATCATGCACAGAGACAGCAGGGGAGCCATAGCAGCGAAGGCACTACAGCCGTTTGAGATACTTGGCTTCCAGCAAAAAGGCACCCCGCCCTAGGCGCACGACCCAATAGTTCCCCGGTTGCTGGCTGAGGATCACCCCTTCTTCACCGAGGGTGAGGATACTGGCGGGACGCAACATTGGCATTGGCTCCGCTGTTTTTACATAGGGGGGCAGTTCCACAAGGCGAACGCGATCGCCCACCGCAAAGGCTTCTTCCATTCCCACCAAAGGATGCTTGAAATTGGTAATACTGATAACACAATCTAATATACCGCCTCGACCTGTAGCGCTTTTGTCAAAAGTTTTAGAGTGTCTTCAAGTAGCTTAATAGGTCGGCCATGTCTTGGGGTTGGGCTTGAAACTTGGGCATGGGAGGGGTATTGCCACTGATAATTTGCTGGATGAGTTTTGTTTGCGATCGGCGGTGGCTAATCTGCACAAGGCTAGGGCCCACTTCGCCCTTGCCATCAATGCCATGACAACCCGCACAATTGAGAATAAAAATTTGCTCGCCGCGACTCGGATCGCCCACCGCCGCCCGTACCGATTGAATGTAGGGATCCCGCAGGGGCAATAGCAGAGAAACCCCCCAACCGCCACCCACCACCAGCACGACCAAGACAGGCAGCAGCCAGCGCCATACCGTTGATCGAACCCCAACCGTGTTGACTAAACTCATTCACTTATCGGGAAAGATTAAAAATTGTTTATTATTGTTACAACTGCATTCTAAACCCTGCACTCAGCCAGATTCAAGCCACTAAGTAAAAATTCCTAAACTGCGGTGCCATTGCCCTGAAAGCGATGATAGACCGTGCGCAATGCCTCGCGATCGCCGACATTGCCGGGGAACAGCACCACTGGTAATTCGGGAAAACGGGGATGATCAGCACCCGTGCGCACCACGGAGCAGCCGGGAATCACTTGCCCCAAGAGGCGAACTGTGGCTAGGTTTAACCCTTTACTGAGGACATCGTTGGAGGTGATGCCCCCCTTGCTGATCAGATAGCGCAAATCGGCGGGTAACTGTTGAACAATTGCCATCAGCACTTCCGAGACTCGCTGCCCAAAGGCTAACCGTGTCGCTGCATCCGCGAAGGTGAGTTCCTCACGACTGGTAAAGATGACGGGGGTTTTCTCACTGGCGATCGCCTGATCCACTGCCGCCAAGACTTCGTTGATGATGTCAGGTTCAGCCGCCCCACTGTCGCGCAATCGTGCCACAGGCACTTCAATGGGAAACACATCAGGTTCCTCCAGCAAAGCGGTCAGTTGTTCAGTGGTTTTGCGCACGTGGGAACCCACTAAAACCACACCATAACGACCCGGTCGGCAATAGGTGGCCATTGCCTCTGGGGGGGTGGGCTGGGGCGGCAGCTGCGCTAAGGCCGTGAGCAAACTGGCAGCACTGCGGAACAAAAAGCGTTTTCCTTGACTGGCAAGCTCAAGCACTGCTGCTGCAAACTGGTCTAAATCCTCTTGGCTCTCGGCATCCACCACCCCGCAGACATTGCCTTGTAACTGACTCAAGCGGCTGCGCAGGGTCTCTGGATTGCGCACATCGGCAAGGACAAAACGCTCTACGGTTGCGGCGGGGATGCGCCCTTGGGTCTTTTCGGCCACATAGTCGGGTAAGTAGCTGTGGTGATAGCCAAAGACGGAATCGCGGGCAAACTCCGTTTCATGGACGGGCACCGGCTGACCTGCAATCAGCAGATAGTGCTGGCTATCACGGGTAATGCGCCCTCCCTCCAGAAAGGCAGGCACCAGAAAGTGGGCATCAAAGGGTCCCAGTTCAGCGGCAATCACGTCGGTTTCAAGGGGGTAGTGGCCGCGGAGGGTGGAGTCGGAACGGCTGACAACCATGTAATCGGTGGTGCCGGTTTGGGCGATCGCTGCCTTCAAATGACAGCAGACGGTGCGCGTGACCTCCGCTGCGATTTCTGCTGGCAAAGCACGGGTATTGGTGAGGATAAAGAAAATGGGCACAGGATCGGTGAGGCCACGACAGAGGGTATCCACATCCCAGCGGGTCAACAGCAGGCAACTGTGCACCGTTTGCGAACCGGTGGGGTCATCATCTAGGACAATAATTTTTGGGCGCGTCACCGCGGGCATCTCCGACACTCTTTCGTTTGCAGTTTATCATTGGGGTGATCGCGACAGTTCTTTTCTAAAATATGGGGTACCTAGGGTGATAAGAATTCTTGAGAACTCTTGAAAAATCCGATCTGGTTGCTCCCTATGAATGCTGAATACGTTGTCAATGGATTATTGGGTGCCTGTTTAGGGGATGCCCTTGGTGTACCCGTGGAATTTAGCACTCGCTGGGAGCGCGATCGCGACCCGGTGGTGGATATGCGCAGCTATGGTACCTATTACCAGCCGCGGGGGACATGGTCGGATGATAGTTCGCTGATGCTGTGCCTTGCCGATGCCCTCTGTGGGGGATTTGACCTAGAGCAGATTGCCGCTAAGTTTCTGGCATGGTACACCGAGAATCTCTGGACAGCCCGTGGCACCGTCTTTGATATCGGTATTGCCACCCGTCGCGCCCTGATGAAGTTGGAAGCAGGGAATTCACCCCTTACCTCCGGTGGGACTGACGAATACAGCAATGGCAATGGCGGTTTGATGCGCACGCTCCCCCTTGCCTTTCAGTATTGGCGGCATCGCGATCAGCAGCGGCTCCTAGAGGAAGTGCATCAGGTGTGTGGCATCACCCACGCGCACCCGCGATCGCAATTGGCCTGTGGAATCTATGTTTTTTTTGCCATCCAGCTTCAGCAGGGAATGGCCCCCATGCGTGCCTATGAGGCAACCATTGCTTGGGCAAATACCACCTACAACCATGACTCCTTTGCTGCCGAACTGCACCATTTTGAACGCATCCTCAGTGGCAAGCTGCCCCACCTTGATCGAGGCGCGATCGCATCGGGGGGCTATGTCGTGCATACCCTTGAGGCCTCACTGTGGTGTCTCTTGAACAGTCAATCCTACTTGGAGGCAGTGCTGAAGGCGGTCAACTTGGGGGGCGATACCGATACAACCGCAACAGTGACAGGCGGCATAGCTGCCCTTGCCTTTGGCCTTGGGGATGTGCCTGCGGATTGGTGGCAGACCTTGGCACGCTACAAAGACATCGTGGCCTTGGGGCAACAGCTTGGCCAAGCAATCTCAGAAAATCCCTATCCTCTACGGGGGGTACCCATCGAATACACTGATCCCACTGAACCCGTTGCCCTAGAGGATTAGGACACCCTTGAATGATTAGTTTTAGCACGAAGAAAGCTGAGGCTTAGGCGCTGAAATACTTGGCGGTGGGATGGTAGCAGATGATCGCCGTGGTGGATTGCTCAGGGTAGAGTTGTTCGCTCTCGTCCATGTACATCCCCATGCGATCGCTCTCGAGGAGTCGCAGCAACGTATATTGATCCTGCATATTCGGGCAGGCAGGATAGCCAAAGCTATAGCGGGAGCCTTGGTAGCGCTGGGCAAGAATATCGCGAATCGACTCTGGATCGGGAGTGCAGCCCAATTCACGGCGAATGCGGGCATGACACCACTCTGCGAGGGCTTCCGCCGTTTGCACCGCCATGCCGTGGAAGTAGAGGTAGTCACTGTATTGATTGGCCGCAAATAGCTCCTGCGCCACTTGGGTAGCAATTTCGCCAACGGTCACCGCCTGCATGGGAAAGACATCAATGATGCCCGATGCCACAGGGGCAAAAAAGTCGGCAATACAGAGGCGACGCCCCCTCTTTTGGCGAGGGAAGGTAAACTGGGCGATCGCCCGCTCAGGGACGCAGGCACTTTTGTCACCAACCCGCTGCGGATCGTAGAGATAGACCGTGTTACCCTCACTTTGGCAGGGGAAGTAGCCATAAATCAGTTCAGGATGGAGTAGGTTTTCCGCAAGGATGCGCTGTTTCCACTCCTCAAGGATGGGATAGACCTTCTCGGCAAGGAAGGCATCATAGGTGGCACGGTCTTGATCCTTGGGTTTGCGAAACTGCCACTGACCGGCAATCAGGGCTTGGAGATCCAGATAGGCAAAGACCTCAGAAAGGGGAATCTGATCCGCCTTGAGGTGACGAATGCCCCAGAAGGGGGGTGTGGGGCGGGGAATCTCCAGCGCAACAGCGTCAGAACGGCGTGTATCTACTACTTCTGGCGTTTCGGGTTCAGTCACCGAGGGGGGGGCCGGTGTGGCCTCTGCCTCTGGGGGAGAGACCGTTGTGCCATCCAAAAATCCTTGGCGATCGTCCCACTGCCCTGCGGCCTTTGCCCGCATCAGCCGATCCATAAAATGCAAATCGGCAAAGGCATCCTTGCCATAGATCACTTGACCGTGGTAGGTGGCGCGGCAATCCTCGTAGACAAACTTGGGTGTGAGGGCCGCCCCCCCTAGAATCACGGGAACGGTAATGCCCCGCTCATTAAAGATCTCCAGATTTTCCTTCATAAAGGCGGTGGATTTCACTAAAAGGCCGCTCATGGCAATGCAGTCTGCCTGATGTTCTTTGTAGGCTTGGATGATATTTTCAACGGGTTGCTTAATCCCCAAGTTAATCACCCGATAGCCATTGTTGGTGAGGATAATATCCACCAAGTTTTTGCCAATATCATGGACATCGCCCTTCACCGTGGCAATCACAACCGTGCCCTTGGCGGTGTCCCCCGTGGCCGATTTTTCCATAAAGGGTTCGAGGTAGGCAACGGCGGCCTTCATCGTTTCTGCGGACTGCAAGACAAAGGGCAGTTGCATCTGCCCAGCGCCAAAGCGTTCGCCCACCACTCTCATGCCATCGAGCAAGAAGGTATTGATAATTTCAAGGGGAGTATAGGTTTCAAGGGCTTTGGCAAGGGTGTCCTCCAGCCCCAGGCGATCGCCATCAATAATGTGGCGCTTTAGCCGCTCCTCAATGGGCAGGTTCTCCACCTGCGAGCGATCCGGTTGGGTGGTTTTGCCCTCAAAGAGGCGGGTCAGTTCCGCAAGGGGGTCGTAGACACACACGTCCCCCTCAAAGCGCCGCCGATCATAGATCAGATCACGGCACACTTCTTGGTGCTCTGGCTCAATTTTCGCCAAGGGCAGAATCTTGGCAGCACTGACAATGGCAGCATCCATGCCCGCCTGCATCGCCTCATGGAGAAACATCGAGTTCAGGACTTGCCGCGCCGCCGGGTTCAAACCAAAGGAGATATTCGAGACCCCCAGCAAAATATGACAGCCGGGGAGTTCAGCGCGGATACGGCGAATGGCGGCAATGGTTTCCCGACCGTTGACCCGATCCTCCTCAATCCCTGTGGAAATCGGCAGTGCCAAAGGGTCAAAGAAAATCTCGTAGGGGGGAATGCCGTAGTCAAGGGCGGCTTTATAAGCCCGTTCAGCAATGGCAAACTTTTTCTCAGCCGTTCGTGCCATCCCCTCTTCATCAATCGTGCCGACCACAACGCCAGCGCCATAGGTTTTCGCCAGTTCCAAAACTTTGTAAAAGCGGGGTTCACCATCCTCAAAGTTGGTGGAGTTGAGCAGGCATTTGCCCCCCGCCACTTTGAGTCCCGCTTCCATCTTTTGCCACTCCGTAGAGTCAAGCATCAGGGGCAGGGTGACATTGGTAACCAACCGCGACACCAACTCGTGCATATCCCGCACGCCATCGCGCCCCACATAGTCCACGTTGACATCAAGGATGTGGGCACCTTCACGCACTTGGGCACGGGCAAGGGCAACGAGGCCATCCCAGTCTTCGGCATTGAGGAGATCGCGGCATTTTTTCGAGCCACTGGCATTGAGCCGCTCACCAATAATCAGGAAGGAATTCTCTTGGTCGTAGGGCTGCGGGCTGTAGATCGAGGCAGCCGCGGGAATCCGTTGGGGCGATCGCGCCTTGGGGGTCAAGGTCGCTGCAATCTCCGCCAGAGCAGCAATGTGATCCGGTCGCGTGCCACAACAGCCGCCAATCACTTGCACCCCAAAGTCCTCGACAAAGCGGGTGAGGGCTAGCCGCAGTTCCATCGGTGTTAATTTGTAGTAGGCACAACCACCAATGTTCTCAGGCAAGCCGGCGTTGGGAATGCAGGAAATCACAAAGGGGGAGTGCTGCGAGAGGTAGCGGATATGCTCCGTCATCAGGTCAGGCCCTGTGGCGCAGTTGAGTCCCAAAATATCAATGGGATAGGGTTCCAGAATCGTCAGGGCAGCACCAATTTCCGAGCCAACCAGCATCGTGCCCTGCTGCTCCATCGTCACGGAGACCATGAGAGGGCGGCGTTCTCCCCGCTCCCAAAAGACGGCCATTACCCCATTGAGTGCCGCCTTGATTTGCAGCACGTCTTGGCAGGTTTCAATAATAAATAGGTCAACCCCGCCATCAAAGAGACCCGCCGCTTGTTCGCGAAAGGCAGTGTAGAGGGTGTCGTAGTCGATGTGGCCAAGGGTGGGGAGTTTGGTACCAGGCCCCATTGAGCCAGCGACAAAGCGGGGTTTTTCGGGGGTGCTAAATTCAGCGGCCACGGACTTGGCCAGTTCGGCGGCTTTCTTGCTAATTTCGTAGGCGCGATCGCCCAAATTGTATTCACTGAGAACAACGGAGGAGGCTCCAAAGGTATTGGTTTCAATGACATCGGCGCCTGCTGCCAAAAAGTCCCGATGCACCTTGGCCACCGCCTCTGGCTTGCTGATGACCAAGTATTCATTGCAGCCTTCGTACGCCTTGCCCCCAAAGTCCTCTGCCGTCAGGTTTTGCGCCTGAAGATTCGTGCCCATTGCGCCATCAAAGACAATGACGCGCCGCGGTTCTGCATGGAGATACTCAAGAAACGACATAGACATCCACCAAGGCCAGCCGATTTGCACCAGAGGGTTTTTCTGATTTTAATCTCTCCGGGAGCGGTACAGCCCTTTGCTCACGGATGAAACTGACAGCTCGGCCTTGACACTTCTTGCGACAAAACAATTAGGGGTGCAGAAAACACCCCCTCACAGAAATTGGTATTTCTCCGTTCTTCATGTTCCATGTTTCCATTTAATCTACTTCCCCGAAGGGAAGCAAGGTTTGAGGGTGGGCTTAAACTTCACCCAAATACCAAGATGTTTCCACTTAATCTACTTCCCCGAAGGGAAGCAAGTTGACCCTAGGTGGTCTTTCAAATAACCAAATTTTTGACCTGTTTCCACTTAATCTACTTCCCCGAAGGGAAGCAAGTTGACCCTAGGTGGTCTTTCAAATAACCAAATTTTTGACCTGTTTCCACTTAATCTACTTCCCCGAAGGGAAGCAAGTTCCCTTTGCGGTCGCACAACTTATCAAGAAGTTGTGTTTCCACTTAATCTACTTCCCCGAAGGGAAGCAAGTCCTATTAATATTTTGAACTTAACTACAGACGCGGTGATCAAGTTTCCACTTAATCTACTTCCCCGAAGGGAAGCAAGTTACATCTACTAACCATGATTTTGGTAAGCATACATTGACTTTATGTTTCCACTTAATCTACTTCCCCGAAGGGAAGCAAGGGGTTTTCTTGCAAGTCAACTAGAATCACCAACCAAGTTTCCACTTAATCTACTTCCCCGAAGGGAAGCAAGCAAACAAGTTTTCGTGCCGATTGGGTTCCTTGTTCTAGGCGGGTTTCCACTTAATCTACTTCCCCGAAGGGAAGCAAGAACAGAAGGGAACAAGATTCTAAAAGGTCTATTGGCACAAGTTTCCACTTAATCTACTTCCCCGAAGGGAAGCAAGATCTCCAACAGAAATGTTGGAAATATTGTATAAATTTAGAATGTTTCCACTTAATCTACTTCCCCGAAGGGAAGCAAGTACTTGTTTTTTTTGTTGTTTCATTGGAGGTTTAGTATGTTTCCACTTAATCTACTTCCCCGAAGGGAAGCAAGTCTCTGTCCGCCTCTCTACGAGAGGCAATTGTTTGGGTGTTTCCACTTAATCTACTTCCCCGAAGGGAAGCAAGTACTGCGGTGACACAGCTACTCAGTTTTGGTGAACTGAAGTTTCCACTTAATCTACTTCCCCGAAGGGAAGCAAGAAAAAGCGTTTGTCCCAATTGGGTTTCTTACCCTAGGGTTTCCACTTAATCTACTTCCCCGAAGGGAAGCAAGAGCGAACACAATTTAGCAGTAATTCCTTTGGAATTGTTTCCACTTAATCTACTTCCCCGAAGGGAAGCAAGTTAAAGAATATTGGGATGGTTGCATTTTTGGGGATTTGTTTCCACTTAATCTACTTCCCCGAAGGGAAGCAAGTTGGGAAAACCCTCAAACAGAGGGTTCCAAAATCTTAAGTTTCCACTTAATCTACTTCCCCGAAGGGAAGCAAGAAGGAAATAAATCAATGAAAAAATCTCCATTAGAAATGTTGTTTCCACTTAATCTACTTCCCCGAAGGGAAGCAAGAACAGGCTACACCATCGACAAGGACTACGTAACCTTGTTTGAGTTTCCACTTAATCTACTTCCCCGAAGGGAAGCAAGAGCATCTTCAATATAGCCTCTCCCTGAGCGGATTGCAACCCCCTGTTCCGAGGGATCCCCTGCGAGGGGTGTCAAATCATTTTCTACGAAGCCACTGAAAATACTCAAACCCTCTTCTAGAGCGACTCCGAGGGATTCTACGCAAGAATCAGAAATTGGGGCACTTGAATAGATCCGTCGGCAGAGAAAATTGACTAGCGTAACGCATCCCTCCCCGGAGAGTGTGCAGTCTGGGAGGCGGCTAATTCTTGAGCCAACAGTTGCTGGTAAATCTCTTCGAGGTGGGGTGTGATCAGGTTGCTTTCAAGGCCGTAGCCCAGACTAGTCCACGTATCCGACAGTAGGGCAAAAACTTCCTGTACACGCCCCTCCCGCAACAGTTGGGGAATATCGGCATTCCAAGCAGCCGGATCTGTGAGCCAGCGATAGACCACCTGATCTTGATACTCTGGGGCAAAGCTATAGCCCTGCCAAAACCAGCTCGGCGGTTGGGGATGATAGCGGGCGGCTTTTTCTGCCCAAGTGGTGGTGAGAAATTGATAGCGGCCTGCGGCGGTGGTACATAGGTGCTGATTGGGACCGCGGCGAATGGGAATACAGCGATCGGGATGCTGGCTGAGGTCTTGGATGTGCTCGCCACCATAGAGCAGGGTGTAGGGATTGGCGTCGTTGGCCTCACTGGCAGAAATGGTGCGCATCAGTGCCCGTACATAGGGATCACCCCCCTGCATGACTAAGGGGGCAATTTGACCCGGCTGCCAGCGGTACCAGTACCACCAGAGGGCACTTGAACGCGACCCAAAAAAGAAATAGCCCATGCCCACTAGAAGAGCGATCGCCAGCAACCAACGGGAAAACCGCACCAACTGATCCTCACACTGCCGCAATTGAGCGGAATAACTCTGGATAGGCGGCTGGGGTTTGATCAGGACGGCTGACCACCTCAAAAATTTTGTTGTAGGCACTCGGCTCGCCCAAGGCTGCCACACAGATTTCCGCCACCCGCGATCGCGCGATACTGCCCTCAAAGAGGGTATCTGCTGGGGCAATGATCGGAAAGCCACCGTCATCGGTTTCCTTTAGCCCCCCCGGCCGCACAATCGTGTAAGTTAGACCGCTTTCTTGAAGATAACGTTCTGCCTGCTGCTTCCAATACAAAATCAGCCAAAAAAGATTCAGGGGATGGAAAAATTGCGAGACACACAGCGACGAGACGAGAATAAACTGCTGTACATCAGCGGCTTTGGCAGCATCCACCAGATTCTTGGTGCCCAGATAATCCACACTTAGGGGTTCCAAGGGGTTGAGGCTGGGGCTGGCTCCTGTGGCACAAATCACCGCATCACACTCTTTGAGCGCTGGGGGCAGCGTCTGCGGCTGGGTCACATCAGCGGTGCGAATCTCTACCGTTGGCCAGCGCCCTTGGGCTTTGGCGGGATTGCGCACAACAGCGATCGCCTGATGCTCAGACGCTTGTAGGGCATTCACAATGCGATGACCTGTGCGACCTGTGGCACCAACCACGGCAACTTTCACAGCA includes:
- a CDS encoding glycosyltransferase family 2 protein; this encodes MIVKNEAHQLRRCLQSVRPWVDEIIVVDTGSTDETIAIAHEFTPHVHAVVWQADFAAARNASLAHASGEWVFYIDADEELVVTDPQWRDQLTAASAHIINQWSLLRREQARELNWSEFWNVRFGRRFPDLHFAGALHEQLYYRERQAVVGQLQGVYLIHHNQQTPDQFLAKLRDRNIPILEKMVQQGDRRLQNLVCLGDHYAACGDGDRAQTWYEQALEQIAPAVEQGVLPKDTTWLRHLLFWVSYRAFEAKDYETAQYYLSYGLRFFDRYPPLLYVAGLLIFELGLHRGALPYFHRCLDLFEQGTYDRAEPFDRQWMTTQPAYSLGFTYMTLQERDRAIAYFQKTLEFNPDYSPAQMYLQQLLTASANQG
- a CDS encoding lysozyme; this translates as MGYFFFGSRSSALWWYWYRWQPGQIAPLVMQGGDPYVRALMRTISASEANDANPYTLLYGGEHIQDLSQHPDRCIPIRRGPNQHLCTTAAGRYQFLTTTWAEKAARYHPQPPSWFWQGYSFAPEYQDQVVYRWLTDPAAWNADIPQLLREGRVQEVFALLSDTWTSLGYGLESNLITPHLEEIYQQLLAQELAASQTAHSPGRDALR
- the sipA gene encoding regulatory protein SipA, coding for MEEAFAVGDRVRLVELPPYVKTAEPMPMLRPASILTLGEEGVILSQQPGNYWVVRLGRGAFLLEAKYLKRL
- a CDS encoding cytochrome c, which encodes MSLVNTVGVRSTVWRWLLPVLVVLVVGGGWGVSLLLPLRDPYIQSVRAAVGDPSRGEQIFILNCAGCHGIDGKGEVGPSLVQISHRRSQTKLIQQIISGNTPPMPKFQAQPQDMADLLSYLKTL
- the metH gene encoding methionine synthase gives rise to the protein MSMSFLEYLHAEPRRVIVFDGAMGTNLQAQNLTAEDFGGKAYEGCNEYLVISKPEAVAKVHRDFLAAGADVIETNTFGASSVVLSEYNLGDRAYEISKKAAELAKSVAAEFSTPEKPRFVAGSMGPGTKLPTLGHIDYDTLYTAFREQAAGLFDGGVDLFIIETCQDVLQIKAALNGVMAVFWERGERRPLMVSVTMEQQGTMLVGSEIGAALTILEPYPIDILGLNCATGPDLMTEHIRYLSQHSPFVISCIPNAGLPENIGGCAYYKLTPMELRLALTRFVEDFGVQVIGGCCGTRPDHIAALAEIAATLTPKARSPQRIPAAASIYSPQPYDQENSFLIIGERLNASGSKKCRDLLNAEDWDGLVALARAQVREGAHILDVNVDYVGRDGVRDMHELVSRLVTNVTLPLMLDSTEWQKMEAGLKVAGGKCLLNSTNFEDGEPRFYKVLELAKTYGAGVVVGTIDEEGMARTAEKKFAIAERAYKAALDYGIPPYEIFFDPLALPISTGIEEDRVNGRETIAAIRRIRAELPGCHILLGVSNISFGLNPAARQVLNSMFLHEAMQAGMDAAIVSAAKILPLAKIEPEHQEVCRDLIYDRRRFEGDVCVYDPLAELTRLFEGKTTQPDRSQVENLPIEERLKRHIIDGDRLGLEDTLAKALETYTPLEIINTFLLDGMRVVGERFGAGQMQLPFVLQSAETMKAAVAYLEPFMEKSATGDTAKGTVVIATVKGDVHDIGKNLVDIILTNNGYRVINLGIKQPVENIIQAYKEHQADCIAMSGLLVKSTAFMKENLEIFNERGITVPVILGGAALTPKFVYEDCRATYHGQVIYGKDAFADLHFMDRLMRAKAAGQWDDRQGFLDGTTVSPPEAEATPAPPSVTEPETPEVVDTRRSDAVALEIPRPTPPFWGIRHLKADQIPLSEVFAYLDLQALIAGQWQFRKPKDQDRATYDAFLAEKVYPILEEWKQRILAENLLHPELIYGYFPCQSEGNTVYLYDPQRVGDKSACVPERAIAQFTFPRQKRGRRLCIADFFAPVASGIIDVFPMQAVTVGEIATQVAQELFAANQYSDYLYFHGMAVQTAEALAEWCHARIRRELGCTPDPESIRDILAQRYQGSRYSFGYPACPNMQDQYTLLRLLESDRMGMYMDESEQLYPEQSTTAIICYHPTAKYFSA
- a CDS encoding four-carbon acid sugar kinase family protein → MPAVTRPKIIVLDDDPTGSQTVHSCLLLTRWDVDTLCRGLTDPVPIFFILTNTRALPAEIAAEVTRTVCCHLKAAIAQTGTTDYMVVSRSDSTLRGHYPLETDVIAAELGPFDAHFLVPAFLEGGRITRDSQHYLLIAGQPVPVHETEFARDSVFGYHHSYLPDYVAEKTQGRIPAATVERFVLADVRNPETLRSRLSQLQGNVCGVVDAESQEDLDQFAAAVLELASQGKRFLFRSAASLLTALAQLPPQPTPPEAMATYCRPGRYGVVLVGSHVRKTTEQLTALLEEPDVFPIEVPVARLRDSGAAEPDIINEVLAAVDQAIASEKTPVIFTSREELTFADAATRLAFGQRVSEVLMAIVQQLPADLRYLISKGGITSNDVLSKGLNLATVRLLGQVIPGCSVVRTGADHPRFPELPVVLFPGNVGDREALRTVYHRFQGNGTAV
- a CDS encoding ADP-ribosylglycohydrolase family protein, giving the protein MNAEYVVNGLLGACLGDALGVPVEFSTRWERDRDPVVDMRSYGTYYQPRGTWSDDSSLMLCLADALCGGFDLEQIAAKFLAWYTENLWTARGTVFDIGIATRRALMKLEAGNSPLTSGGTDEYSNGNGGLMRTLPLAFQYWRHRDQQRLLEEVHQVCGITHAHPRSQLACGIYVFFAIQLQQGMAPMRAYEATIAWANTTYNHDSFAAELHHFERILSGKLPHLDRGAIASGGYVVHTLEASLWCLLNSQSYLEAVLKAVNLGGDTDTTATVTGGIAALAFGLGDVPADWWQTLARYKDIVALGQQLGQAISENPYPLRGVPIEYTDPTEPVALED
- a CDS encoding SDR family oxidoreductase is translated as MKVAVVGATGRTGHRIVNALQASEHQAIAVVRNPAKAQGRWPTVEIRTADVTQPQTLPPALKECDAVICATGASPSLNPLEPLSVDYLGTKNLVDAAKAADVQQFILVSSLCVSQFFHPLNLFWLILYWKQQAERYLQESGLTYTIVRPGGLKETDDGGFPIIAPADTLFEGSIARSRVAEICVAALGEPSAYNKIFEVVSRPDQTPAAYPELFRSIAAV